A window of Micrococcus endophyticus contains these coding sequences:
- a CDS encoding MBL fold metallo-hydrolase, protein MPERAAGWENGPFEPVSACGRVLVARCEPEGVNVGLVVGRERALLVDVGTFPAQGAALRAAADDVAGRLTGVRVGVAVLTHDHYDHWFGLAGLPDLEAWAHAGLGEPAGSSADWLPRVGLAAAPRPSRRIDDGGRQVLDLGGLSAVVEHHGRAHTRTDLTVLVPEAGVLFAGDLVEESGPPQHGPESDLARWPGVLDAVLQRLETPAAPSSQNEPCGMAPTTGEIGAIPQGSFHGEVRVVPGHGAVVDAAFVRAQREALAAAPPG, encoded by the coding sequence ATGCCGGAGCGTGCGGCGGGCTGGGAGAACGGGCCGTTCGAGCCGGTCTCGGCGTGCGGGCGCGTGCTCGTGGCCCGCTGCGAGCCCGAGGGCGTGAACGTCGGGCTCGTGGTGGGCCGGGAGCGGGCGCTGCTCGTGGACGTCGGCACGTTCCCGGCGCAGGGGGCGGCGCTGCGCGCGGCGGCCGACGACGTCGCGGGGCGGCTGACCGGGGTACGCGTGGGCGTCGCGGTGCTCACCCACGACCACTACGACCACTGGTTCGGCCTCGCCGGCCTGCCCGACCTCGAGGCGTGGGCGCACGCCGGGCTGGGGGAGCCCGCCGGGTCCTCGGCGGACTGGCTGCCCCGGGTGGGGCTCGCCGCGGCGCCGCGGCCGTCCCGGCGGATCGACGACGGCGGGCGGCAGGTCCTCGACCTCGGCGGGCTGAGCGCGGTGGTGGAGCACCACGGCCGCGCCCACACGCGCACGGACCTCACGGTGCTCGTGCCCGAGGCCGGCGTGCTCTTCGCCGGGGACCTCGTGGAGGAGTCCGGGCCGCCGCAGCACGGCCCGGAGTCGGACCTGGCGAGGTGGCCGGGCGTGCTCGACGCGGTGCTTCAGCGCCTCGAGACCCCGGCCGCGCCCTCTTCACAGAACGAACCCTGCGGTATGGCCCCTACGACCGGGGAGATAGGGGCCATACCGCAGGGTTCGTTCCACGGTGAGGTGCGGGTGGTGCCGGGGCACGGCGCCGTGGTGGACGCCGCGTTCGTGCGGGCGCAGCGGGAGGCGCTGGCCGCCGCGCCGCCCGGGTGA
- a CDS encoding enoyl-CoA hydratase/isomerase family protein, protein MTDFSHFTALRVEEREDRVHARMDRPGVRNAIDQTMVDEFHELCAHLEREPKILIISGTQVESKREPGTFSGIFASGADIGQLRERRRDDALRGVNSQVFDRIHRLPMPVIAAIDGFALGGGAELAYAADFRIATPALKMGQPETGLGITAAAGAQWRLKELVGEPVALELLLAGRILDAQEALDLKLVTELHEPDALEEAAHALADRIAKQDPLAVRLSKRVFHLPREAHPHVDEIAQAILFESEAKFDRMQAFLDRKKK, encoded by the coding sequence ATGACCGACTTCAGCCACTTCACGGCACTGCGCGTCGAGGAGCGTGAGGACCGCGTCCACGCGCGCATGGACCGCCCGGGCGTGCGCAACGCCATCGACCAGACCATGGTCGACGAGTTCCACGAACTCTGCGCCCATCTCGAACGCGAGCCGAAGATCCTGATCATCTCGGGCACGCAGGTGGAGTCGAAGCGCGAGCCGGGGACGTTCTCCGGCATCTTCGCCTCCGGCGCAGACATCGGACAGCTGCGCGAGCGCCGTCGCGACGACGCCCTGCGAGGCGTGAACTCGCAGGTCTTCGATCGCATCCACCGGCTGCCCATGCCCGTGATCGCGGCGATCGACGGCTTCGCCCTCGGCGGCGGCGCGGAACTGGCCTACGCGGCCGACTTCCGCATCGCCACCCCGGCGCTGAAGATGGGCCAGCCGGAGACCGGCCTGGGCATCACCGCCGCTGCGGGCGCCCAGTGGCGCCTCAAGGAGCTGGTGGGTGAGCCGGTGGCCCTGGAGCTGCTGCTGGCCGGCCGCATCCTGGACGCCCAGGAGGCGCTCGACCTCAAGCTCGTCACCGAGCTGCACGAGCCGGATGCCCTCGAGGAGGCCGCGCACGCCCTGGCGGACCGCATCGCCAAGCAGGACCCGCTGGCGGTGCGTCTGTCCAAGCGCGTGTTCCACCTGCCGCGCGAGGCCCACCCCCACGTGGACGAGATCGCGCAGGCCATCCTGTTCGAGTCCGAGGCCAAGTTCGATCGCATGCAGGCGTTCCTGGACCGCAAGAAGAAGTGA
- a CDS encoding DUF1206 domain-containing protein codes for MGFVANGVLHLLIGLLALRVAAGDEQESTDTTGALQTLSGMPGGTALIWACLVGCAALALWNLGQAVWPADDGDRADRWKARGKAAGQAVVFAALAVVFGTYALGGTSDSAGSTSSLTARLMGHPADVVVLLLTGAGLVAMAGYYVVKGVTRRFRKDLRRASDPRVDRAVTALGTVGYPTKGLVLLTLGVLFLVSTATADPEDSTGLGGALQGLAAQPFGEAALGVLAVGLMLYGVYLMLRSRYEVM; via the coding sequence GTGGGCTTCGTGGCCAACGGCGTGCTGCACCTGCTGATCGGCCTGCTGGCCCTGCGCGTGGCCGCAGGGGACGAGCAGGAGAGCACGGACACCACCGGCGCGCTGCAGACGCTGTCGGGCATGCCCGGGGGCACCGCGCTGATCTGGGCGTGCCTGGTCGGCTGCGCCGCCCTCGCGCTGTGGAACCTCGGCCAGGCGGTGTGGCCCGCCGACGACGGCGACCGCGCGGACCGCTGGAAGGCCCGCGGCAAGGCCGCCGGGCAGGCCGTGGTCTTCGCGGCGCTCGCCGTGGTCTTCGGCACCTACGCGCTGGGCGGCACCTCCGACTCCGCCGGCTCCACGAGCTCGCTCACCGCGCGGCTGATGGGCCACCCGGCCGACGTCGTCGTCCTGCTGCTGACGGGCGCGGGGCTCGTGGCCATGGCCGGGTACTACGTGGTCAAGGGCGTCACGCGGCGCTTCCGCAAGGACCTGCGGCGCGCCTCGGACCCGCGCGTGGACCGCGCCGTCACGGCGCTCGGCACCGTGGGCTACCCGACCAAGGGCCTGGTGCTGCTCACGCTGGGCGTGCTGTTCCTCGTCTCGACGGCGACCGCGGACCCCGAGGACTCCACGGGCCTCGGCGGTGCCCTCCAGGGGCTCGCGGCCCAGCCCTTCGGCGAGGCGGCCCTCGGGGTGCTCGCGGTCGGGCTGATGCTCTACGGCGTCTACCTGATGCTGCGCAGCCGCTACGAGGTCATGTGA
- a CDS encoding aldehyde dehydrogenase family protein encodes MTENTVLTCAELLAAVSAPEGAGVEVRDPATGEVVGRAPQSTAEDLDAAVERAHAAQRDWAKLSHEERSAHLHRAADAIEANADALAELLSREQGKPVKNGPNAMFEVGGCVAWTRSAASFPMEPEVVADDESGRSEVHWVPLGVVGGIGPWNWPMMISVWQIAPALRMGNTIVLKPSEYTPLSVLALAHVMNTALPADVLQVLPGDGALGRAFTAHPRIDKITFTGSTATGKAIMKGAADDLKRLTLELGGNDAGIVLDDADPKAIAEGLFWGAFINTGQTCAALKRLYVPDALYDAVCEELVAVARRMPMGPGLEEENVLGPLQNRAQYEIVERLVQAAKDGGGRVLLGGDPDPERPGLFYPTTIVADLDNDNPLVAEEQFGPALPIVRYTDLEQAIEWANGLDVGLGASVWSADPQRAKEVAMRLEAGSVWINKHGTIDPRVPFGGVKHSGMGREFGVLGLKEMAEAKSISV; translated from the coding sequence ATGACCGAGAACACCGTCCTGACCTGCGCCGAGCTGCTCGCCGCCGTCTCCGCCCCCGAGGGCGCCGGCGTGGAGGTCCGCGACCCCGCCACCGGCGAGGTCGTCGGCCGCGCCCCGCAGAGCACCGCGGAGGACCTGGATGCCGCCGTCGAGCGCGCCCATGCCGCCCAGCGCGACTGGGCGAAGCTGTCCCACGAGGAGCGCTCGGCGCACCTGCACCGCGCCGCGGACGCGATCGAGGCCAACGCCGACGCCCTGGCCGAGCTGCTCTCCCGCGAGCAGGGCAAGCCGGTGAAGAACGGCCCCAACGCGATGTTCGAGGTCGGCGGGTGCGTCGCGTGGACGCGTTCGGCGGCGTCGTTCCCCATGGAGCCCGAGGTGGTGGCGGACGACGAGTCCGGCCGCTCCGAGGTGCACTGGGTGCCGCTGGGCGTCGTCGGCGGCATCGGCCCGTGGAACTGGCCGATGATGATCTCCGTCTGGCAGATCGCCCCGGCCCTGCGGATGGGCAACACCATCGTGCTCAAGCCCTCGGAGTACACGCCGCTGTCTGTGCTGGCACTGGCCCACGTGATGAACACGGCGCTCCCGGCGGACGTGCTGCAGGTGCTGCCGGGCGACGGTGCGCTCGGCCGCGCGTTCACCGCGCACCCGCGCATCGACAAGATCACCTTCACCGGCTCCACCGCCACGGGCAAGGCGATCATGAAGGGCGCCGCGGACGACCTCAAGCGCCTCACCCTCGAGCTCGGTGGCAACGATGCCGGCATCGTCCTGGACGACGCCGACCCGAAGGCGATCGCCGAGGGCCTGTTTTGGGGCGCGTTCATTAACACCGGCCAGACCTGCGCGGCCCTCAAGCGCCTCTACGTGCCGGACGCCCTGTACGACGCGGTGTGCGAGGAGCTCGTGGCCGTGGCGCGGCGGATGCCGATGGGCCCGGGCCTGGAGGAGGAGAACGTCCTCGGCCCGCTGCAGAACCGCGCGCAGTACGAGATCGTGGAGCGCCTCGTGCAGGCGGCGAAGGACGGCGGCGGGCGCGTGCTGCTCGGCGGGGACCCGGATCCGGAGCGCCCCGGGCTCTTCTACCCGACGACGATCGTCGCGGACCTCGACAACGACAACCCGCTCGTGGCCGAGGAGCAGTTCGGCCCGGCGCTGCCGATCGTCCGGTACACGGACCTCGAGCAGGCGATCGAGTGGGCCAACGGCCTCGACGTCGGCCTCGGCGCCTCCGTGTGGAGCGCGGATCCGCAGCGCGCCAAGGAGGTCGCGATGCGCCTCGAGGCCGGCTCGGTGTGGATCAACAAGCACGGCACCATCGACCCGCGCGTGCCGTTCGGCGGGGTCAAGCACTCCGGCATGGGCCGCGAGTTCGGCGTGCTGGGCCTGAAGGAGATGGCCGAGGCCAAGTCCATCAGCGTCTGA
- a CDS encoding 3-hydroxyacyl-CoA dehydrogenase family protein — protein MTETPDTSRASVPAVVGVLGGGRMGGGIAHAFLTSGSSEVVVVERDPQSAEAAKERIESDLAASLERGKLDGDLDVWAERLTVSVDRADFARCDLVVEAVFEDMQVKIDALTDVESHLREDAWLATNTSSLSVDEIATHLRRPERFCGLHYFNPVPASKLVEVVIGAQTGDELKALTTEWVRGLGKTPVVVKDAPGFASSRLGVAIALEAIRMVEEGVASAEDIDAAMVLGYKFPVGPLALTDIVGLDVRLGIAEYLESQLGERFAPPQLMRDMVARGELGRKSGKGFFDYSKG, from the coding sequence ATGACCGAGACCCCTGACACCTCCCGCGCCTCCGTGCCCGCCGTCGTCGGCGTCCTCGGCGGCGGCCGCATGGGCGGCGGCATCGCCCACGCCTTCCTGACCTCCGGCTCGTCCGAGGTCGTGGTGGTGGAGCGCGACCCGCAGTCCGCCGAGGCCGCGAAGGAGCGCATCGAGTCCGACCTCGCCGCCTCCCTCGAGCGCGGCAAGCTCGACGGCGACCTGGACGTGTGGGCCGAGCGCCTGACCGTGTCCGTGGACCGCGCCGACTTCGCCCGCTGCGACCTCGTGGTGGAGGCCGTCTTCGAGGACATGCAGGTCAAGATCGACGCCCTCACCGACGTCGAGTCCCACCTGCGCGAGGACGCGTGGCTGGCCACGAACACCTCCTCCCTGTCCGTGGACGAGATCGCCACGCACCTTCGCCGCCCCGAGCGCTTCTGCGGCCTGCACTACTTCAACCCGGTGCCGGCGTCGAAGCTCGTGGAGGTCGTGATCGGCGCCCAGACCGGCGACGAGCTCAAGGCCCTCACCACCGAGTGGGTGCGCGGCCTGGGCAAGACCCCGGTCGTCGTGAAGGACGCCCCCGGCTTCGCGTCCTCCCGCCTGGGCGTGGCGATCGCCCTCGAGGCCATCCGCATGGTCGAGGAGGGCGTGGCCTCCGCCGAGGACATCGACGCCGCCATGGTGCTGGGCTACAAGTTCCCGGTCGGCCCGCTCGCGCTGACGGACATCGTGGGCCTGGACGTGCGCCTGGGCATCGCCGAGTACCTCGAGTCCCAGCTGGGTGAGCGCTTCGCCCCGCCGCAGCTCATGCGGGACATGGTGGCCCGCGGCGAGCTCGGCCGGAAGTCCGGCAAGGGCTTCTTCGACTACAGCAAGGGCTGA
- a CDS encoding MFS transporter gives MSHTTAAHGAEHPARTRDRAEERKVLAGTLVGTTIEWYDFFIYAQAAALVFAPLFFAPMGEQGAQIASWASLGISFLVRPLGAIVAGHMGDRFGRKLVLSLTLIGMGAATVLIGLLPTYASIGIWAPILLVVFRLLQGFSAGGEWGGAALLSVEHAPRGKRGLFGSAPQIGVPLGMLLATGVLFAVRASMTNEQFLAWGWRIPFLISVILIFIGYIIRKAVEESPVFKEMQQLKKDESAPLGELFRNHTKEVVLAALIFAANNAVGYLVIAWFSKYGQKNLGMAPNDTLIAALVGGFGWFIFTLFGGWISDKIGRKTAFVAGYALIIAWAFPMFQMMNTASLPMFAAALFILSIGLGPSYGPQSAMYAEMFPARVRFSGVSIGYAIGAIIGGAFAPLIADLLLNDGGWVPVAWYMIIISAVSLIAVLFVPKGIQDRNLHDEGVVVAETGTREPVA, from the coding sequence ATGAGCCACACCACAGCCGCGCACGGCGCCGAGCATCCCGCCCGCACGCGCGACCGCGCCGAGGAGCGCAAGGTCCTCGCCGGCACCCTCGTCGGCACCACCATCGAGTGGTACGACTTCTTCATCTACGCCCAGGCCGCCGCCCTGGTGTTCGCGCCCCTGTTCTTCGCCCCCATGGGCGAGCAGGGCGCGCAGATCGCCTCGTGGGCCTCGCTGGGCATCTCGTTCCTCGTCCGCCCCCTGGGCGCGATCGTGGCCGGCCACATGGGCGACCGCTTCGGCCGCAAGCTCGTGCTGTCCCTGACCCTGATCGGCATGGGCGCGGCCACCGTGCTCATCGGCCTGCTGCCCACCTACGCCTCCATCGGCATCTGGGCCCCGATCCTCCTCGTGGTCTTCCGCCTGCTGCAGGGCTTCTCGGCCGGCGGCGAGTGGGGCGGCGCGGCGCTGCTCTCCGTGGAGCACGCCCCCCGCGGCAAGCGCGGCCTGTTCGGCTCCGCCCCGCAGATCGGCGTGCCGCTGGGCATGCTGCTGGCCACCGGCGTCCTCTTCGCCGTGCGCGCCTCCATGACCAACGAGCAGTTCCTCGCCTGGGGCTGGCGCATCCCGTTCCTGATCTCCGTGATCCTCATCTTCATCGGCTACATCATCCGCAAGGCCGTGGAGGAGTCCCCGGTGTTCAAGGAGATGCAGCAGCTGAAGAAGGACGAGTCCGCCCCGCTGGGCGAGCTCTTCCGCAACCACACCAAGGAGGTCGTCCTCGCGGCCCTGATCTTCGCCGCCAACAACGCGGTGGGCTACCTGGTGATCGCCTGGTTCTCCAAGTACGGCCAGAAGAACCTGGGCATGGCGCCGAACGACACCCTGATCGCGGCGCTCGTGGGCGGCTTCGGCTGGTTCATCTTCACCCTGTTCGGCGGCTGGATCTCCGACAAGATCGGCCGCAAGACTGCCTTCGTGGCGGGCTACGCGCTCATCATCGCCTGGGCGTTCCCGATGTTCCAGATGATGAACACCGCCTCGCTGCCGATGTTCGCGGCCGCCCTGTTCATCCTCTCGATCGGCCTCGGCCCGTCCTACGGCCCGCAGTCCGCCATGTACGCCGAGATGTTCCCGGCCCGCGTCCGCTTCTCCGGCGTGTCCATCGGCTACGCCATCGGCGCCATCATCGGCGGCGCGTTCGCCCCGCTGATCGCCGACCTGCTGCTCAACGACGGCGGCTGGGTCCCGGTGGCCTGGTACATGATCATCATCTCCGCGGTCTCCCTCATCGCCGTCCTGTTCGTCCCCAAGGGCATCCAGGACCGCAACCTGCACGACGAGGGCGTCGTCGTCGCCGAGACCGGCACCCGCGAGCCGGTCGCCTGA
- a CDS encoding SRPBCC family protein, with protein MPASARRPFRFTHRWAVPRPAAEVAALLADPLGYPTWWPSVSRARRIDGAGHDGAPRVAVLLRGLIPVRLVMARELDDRERGRLVARLDGDLRGTVRVTVHDDDGPAGGTGGCTVAWEQEVVLGAGRLRAAARLPGARAAMRLSHAWAMRSARRALGARALPAGR; from the coding sequence ATGCCCGCCTCCGCCCGCCGGCCCTTCCGGTTCACGCATCGCTGGGCCGTGCCGCGGCCCGCGGCCGAGGTGGCCGCCCTCCTGGCCGACCCGCTGGGCTATCCGACGTGGTGGCCGAGCGTCTCCCGCGCCCGCCGGATCGACGGGGCCGGCCACGACGGCGCCCCGCGCGTCGCGGTGCTGCTGCGCGGGCTCATCCCGGTGCGCCTCGTCATGGCCCGGGAGCTGGACGACCGCGAGCGCGGGCGCCTGGTCGCCCGCCTGGACGGGGACCTGAGGGGCACCGTGCGGGTGACGGTCCACGACGACGACGGACCGGCGGGAGGCACGGGCGGCTGCACGGTGGCGTGGGAGCAGGAGGTGGTGCTCGGCGCGGGCCGGCTGCGCGCGGCGGCACGGCTGCCCGGGGCGCGCGCCGCGATGCGGCTCAGCCACGCGTGGGCGATGCGGTCGGCGCGGCGCGCCCTGGGCGCCCGGGCCCTCCCGGCCGGCCGCTGA
- a CDS encoding flavin reductase family protein gives MSARTEFDPAALGDRETTLLVKSLLIPRPIAWMGTLSADGVPNLAPHSFFTVASSEPPIVLIGSTGRKDTLRNAEATGEFTVSLVTRALAEAANRTSAPFAPEVDEFAAASLTPEPSVVVAPPRVAASPAALECRLHEVHPVGDSFLLMGRVVHVSVDTDVLTTDARGRILPDPDALGPVSRLGRMEWGGLGEVFELERPSAD, from the coding sequence ATGAGCGCACGCACCGAGTTCGACCCCGCCGCCCTGGGCGACCGCGAGACCACCCTCCTGGTGAAGTCCCTGCTGATCCCCCGCCCGATCGCCTGGATGGGGACCCTCTCCGCGGACGGCGTGCCCAACCTGGCGCCGCACTCCTTCTTCACCGTGGCCTCGAGCGAGCCGCCGATCGTGCTGATCGGCTCCACCGGCCGCAAGGACACCCTGCGCAACGCCGAGGCCACCGGCGAGTTCACGGTCTCACTCGTGACGCGTGCGCTGGCCGAGGCCGCCAACCGGACCTCGGCCCCGTTCGCCCCCGAGGTGGACGAGTTCGCCGCCGCATCCCTGACGCCGGAGCCGAGCGTCGTCGTCGCGCCCCCGCGGGTCGCGGCCTCCCCCGCCGCGCTCGAGTGCCGGCTGCACGAGGTGCACCCCGTGGGCGACAGCTTCCTGCTGATGGGCCGCGTGGTGCACGTCAGCGTGGACACGGACGTGCTCACCACGGACGCCCGCGGCCGCATCCTGCCGGACCCGGACGCCCTGGGGCCCGTCTCCCGGCTCGGCCGCATGGAGTGGGGCGGCCTCGGTGAGGTGTTCGAGCTGGAGCGGCCGAGCGCGGACTGA
- a CDS encoding thiolase family protein codes for MSSTPSQALLVSGKRTPVGRYGGALSSVRPDDLAALTIKAVIEDAGIDPSVVDDVILGNANGAGEENRNVARMAWLLAGFPDTVPGITVNRLCASGMSAIGIATAMVRSGMADVVVAGGVESMSRAPWVMEKPTTAFAKPGAAFDTAIGWRFVNPRFADGEFGEKFTFSMPETAEEVGEVDGITREDADAFAARSHERALAAIEAGRFADEIVPVTVKGRKGAETVVDTDEGPRPGSTPEVLAGLRPIIKKDGVVTAGNSSSLNDGASAILVVSERAAQKYGLTPRARVVESTSAGLAPEIMGLGPVPATEKALERSGWSVADLGAVELNEAFATQSLGTIRRLGLDPEIVNADGGAIALGHPLGSSGSRLVVTLLGRMEREGADRGLATMCVGVGQGSAMLVEKV; via the coding sequence ATGTCCAGCACCCCCTCGCAGGCCCTGCTCGTCAGCGGCAAGCGCACCCCCGTCGGCCGGTACGGCGGCGCGCTCTCGTCCGTCCGCCCCGACGACCTCGCCGCCCTGACCATCAAGGCCGTGATCGAGGACGCCGGCATCGACCCGTCGGTCGTGGACGATGTCATCCTCGGCAACGCCAACGGCGCCGGCGAGGAGAACCGCAACGTCGCCCGCATGGCCTGGCTGCTGGCCGGCTTCCCGGACACTGTCCCGGGCATCACCGTGAACCGCCTCTGCGCATCCGGCATGTCCGCGATCGGCATCGCCACCGCGATGGTGCGCTCCGGAATGGCCGACGTCGTCGTGGCCGGAGGCGTCGAATCGATGTCCCGCGCCCCCTGGGTGATGGAGAAGCCGACCACGGCGTTCGCCAAGCCCGGCGCGGCCTTCGACACCGCGATCGGCTGGCGCTTCGTGAACCCGCGCTTCGCGGACGGCGAGTTCGGGGAGAAGTTCACCTTCTCCATGCCGGAGACCGCCGAGGAGGTCGGCGAGGTGGACGGCATCACCCGCGAGGACGCCGACGCCTTCGCCGCCCGCTCGCACGAGCGTGCGCTGGCCGCCATCGAGGCCGGCCGCTTCGCGGACGAGATCGTCCCCGTCACCGTCAAGGGCCGCAAGGGCGCCGAGACGGTCGTGGACACGGACGAGGGCCCCCGCCCCGGCTCCACCCCCGAGGTGCTCGCCGGCCTGCGCCCGATCATCAAGAAGGACGGCGTGGTCACCGCCGGCAACTCCTCCTCCCTCAACGACGGCGCCTCGGCGATCCTCGTCGTCTCCGAGCGGGCCGCGCAGAAGTACGGCCTGACCCCGCGCGCCCGCGTCGTGGAGTCCACCTCGGCGGGCCTGGCCCCCGAGATCATGGGACTGGGCCCCGTCCCGGCCACCGAGAAGGCCCTCGAGCGCTCCGGCTGGTCCGTGGCGGATCTGGGCGCCGTCGAGCTCAACGAGGCCTTCGCCACCCAGTCGCTGGGCACCATCCGCCGCCTCGGCCTGGACCCGGAGATCGTCAACGCCGACGGCGGCGCGATCGCCCTGGGCCATCCGCTGGGCTCCTCGGGCTCCCGTCTCGTGGTCACGCTGCTCGGTCGGATGGAACGCGAGGGCGCGGACAGGGGCCTGGCCACGATGTGCGTGGGTGTGGGCCAGGGCTCCGCGATGCTCGTCGAGAAGGTCTGA